Below is a genomic region from Methanobrevibacter oralis.
ATTTAATTAAGGCATTAGTTGAAGAATAATTGTGGTAAAATGGCGGTTAGTCCGGTATTAGTTATAAAAGTTTTAGATAATACTTCTGTGAAAGTCAGAGTTAGATTAAGGGATGATTTCTCAGAACATGTAATTGTCCTTAATTCCATTCTTACTTATTATTGGGCTAACGATCTTCCTCCTGCTGTTAAATTTTTAGAACTTTTAGAATCTGTTATTAAAAGAACCATTAATGAGGTAATGCCTCATAAAAATCTTAATTTAAAATATGAGGTTATAGCAGATAATGAGTTAGAAAAAGCCTCATCTTTAGAGATTAATATTATTGAAGTTGAAACAGATGATGTTGGTTTTAAATTAGATGGTGCTCAAATTGTTCTTAATAATTTAAGCAAATCTATTGATGAAGATAAAAAAGAGTTTTCTAAAACTTTTGATAAAAATATTGAAACACCAGACATCGTTTTAAAGAGATATCAAGAAATGATTGATTAATTTACACATTTCTTCTTAATTTTGATAATACATCCATAAATTTATCCAAAGCTTCATCATAACTTTTAAAATTTTCTCCTTTTATTAATCCGTTGGAGTATATCGTTATTTTTTCGAGTTTTATTTTCTTATTACTTTTAAAGATTATTTCATTTCCAAGTTTATGTAATGTCTTTTTAAGGTTTATTGTAAATGGAAGCTTATATTTAAATGAACCTCCAACATAGTCTAAACTAATGTATTCATTATCATCAATTGGTGTTAAATTTAAAGCTATTTTTTTAAATCCATTAGATTTTAATTCATCATTTATTTGTTTAAACTTACCATCTTTCATGATTTCTTTAGGATTATCTACTTCATATATACCAAATTCCCCAATATTCCTAAGTTTCACTATTTTGCAATTTGTATTCGTTAAGATGTAATCTTCACAATATTTAATCCGTTCAATATTTTTTTTGCTTAATGATGTGTCTGTTTGAATTCGGGTAGCAAGGCAAGTAGTTGATTTTGAATAACTAATATTATTTTTATCTAAATATTCATGAATTTCCTTAGAAGTAAGTTTTGCTTTAATAAAAGGTGTTTTAAAATTTTCTCTATAAGTAATAAGTATTCCAGGCCTATTATTTACTAAATCACTAATATTGTTGCCATCACAGATAAAGTCAAATCCATTATCTCGAGCAACTCTTTTAATAGTAGTATACATCAAATCTCTACAATTAAAACATCTTTCACTAGTATTTTTTAAAAATTCTTCCTCATTATAAAAATCTAAGTCAATAATTTCATGCTTGATATTGTAAGTCTTAGCAATTTCTTTTGTATTATCAATAAAATTAATGGGCAGTAAATGATTATCAATTGTAATGGCTAATGTATCTTTACTAACCTGTGACGAAAGATAAGCAAGCAAAGTACTATCTGCACCACCCGAAAATCCAATTGCAACCTTTTTATTAGCTAACATGTCTTTTACAACATCTATTTTTTCATTTAACTTCATTGTAATCTTTTATTAATTTCAAAATATATCTAAGTAATTCTTTTCCATCTTCTTTTTTAATATCCTTAGAATCATGGATAAAGTCAATAAGTTTATTTTTTTCACTTTCATTTAGATTAGATTCTTTTAATATTTGTGAATAGTTCCTTCTTGGATAAAAAGTGTTTTTAGCTATTTTCATCAGTTCATCTTTTTGATGTTTGCTGATAATCTTTTTGCTAACAGCATTTGTAAAAACGTAATTCATATTAATTAAAGGTTCAGATAATGTTTCTAATGTATTACTATCAAGCATTACCGCAACATCATCATCAGAAGTGACTTTTCCTGTTGTATATTGTTCATATACATAACCGACACCAATCATTCCTAAACTATCCATTTCTGATGCTCTTAAAGCACCCATACTTGAAGAACCAACTATTGTTATATTTTTATTTAATGCATTGAGGATTTCTTTATGACCTACAGAGGAATTTTGATGAAATTCTCCATCAATTATTCCAATAATTTTAGGATTTTCTTTTAAAGCAAGACCTAAATCACCTCTTTTTATGGGTCTTTTATAAATTACTTCAATATAGTCATTGCTGTCTAGTATTTGACGAGCTTCATCAAAAGAAATAGATAAGCCTGCATAAATTATAATTTTTAGCATATTAATCAAATATTAAAACCCTATCTCCCACTCTTGTAGGATCAATTGCATTTAATTCCATTTTGGGAATTATTACTCGAACAACATTCACATCAAGTTCAGGACGAGTTAAATCAACATATAATACTTTATCAATATTGTTTTTAATTAATTCTTTTTTAACTATATTAATATCCTCGGTTAAGGAATTTGTACTTCTATCTGGGATTGAAGAAAGTTTGATTTTTTCTTCTTCCTCTTTAAAGTAATATTTGTTAATCTTTTTCATACGCTCATAACCTGCTTTTCGTGCAAAATCAGCTCTTAGAGTATCTTCACGAGCACCATGAATTTGTGTTGCTCTACTTTGTGCTACTTCAGTAAGTGCACGCAGTACTGCCACTTCTGGATTTAAATGAGTTCCAATTCCTAAGGTTAAAAGACCAGGATCTTTTAAAACAGTATCGTCACTAGAGGCTGCTATTGTTGGAATATTAACATCGGCAGTTAGATTAAGCAATTTGATTTTAATTCCTTCATCTTCAAACTTACTTAAACTTTCATTAATAATATCGCTTTCAATACTATCTATATCAATTTGTGAGTAGTTTTTATGTGTTATTTCAAAAATGCTCCATGCATCTCTTTCAATAACTTCAAACATCCCATGTAAAATTGCTTCTTTTAAAATATTTCCTGAAGCTAATCCATTGGTGTTTGATTTAAATAAGCTTTGAACCATATTGTCATGGTTATAAGGATGATAAACTGCATTTGAAGGTATATAATAATCTTTATTGGAAATTATGTCATGAGCAATGTTCCATTCAAAATTCATTAAATTAATATTCTCTTGGTTAAAATCTCTTGGCAAATTTAAATCTTTTGGGTGTATAAAATCTCCTTTTGCAGCGATTTGATTGAGATTAGCTATTATTACTTTATCGGCATCTTGTTTTTCAGCAGAATATCTCTCAAAACTTTCCATTATAGCTGAAGCTTTAGCATTTTCAATGGTAATTCCTTTACCGTTGTAAACACTTATTGATCCTTCTTGTGATGTTGGTCTAATTGCTGAGAAAACAGGTAGTCCAATCCTATCTAAATGAGTAATTTCAGTTATACGTGTTATTCCAGCTATTTTTGTTTTGTTTTCATTGATTTTAATTGTTTCACTAGGATGTATTGCTCTGTGAGTTCCTTTAAAGTATTTGATTTCTTCTGTCATTTTAAAATCCTATTAGCATTCTCACTATATTTTCAACACCCATTGTCATAGATGCGTAAGTCATAATTCCTGAAATGGCAATTGTAACAATCCAAACTCCACTATTCCAATTAAGTACTTTTGAACCATCTAAGTTTCCAATAGGAATTAAATTAAATGTAGCCAAAAAACTATTAATTGAATAACCTAGGGAACATACTATGAATATTTGGCCAAAAGCACTGTTATGTATTGCATTTGGATAAACTAGGCTTGCTACAATTAAAAATATTATTGCAAGTATAATATTTACAACAGGTCCAGCCACGGAAATTTTTCCATTAACTTCATCTGTAATATAGTTTCCATAAGTGTAAACTGCACCAGGAGCTGCAAATACAAATCCAAAAAGAGATGTAATAAGCGCTAATATTAATCCTTGTGGCCATAATTTAAATTCAGCCCAATAACCATATCTCATAGATGTAAACTTATGTCCAAGTTCGTGTAAGATAAAACCAAGACCTACACCAACCATGACCATGGGAAGGATGGATAATACAACATTTGAATCTCTTCCAGCATATAATAATGCAAAACAAAGGGAAATAATGAAAAATGCTATAATTAAATCTCTTATTTCGTTAAATGTAAATTTAAACATATTGTTAAAATATCTAACTTTATATATAAAAGTTTTTTCTAATAATTAAATATGGATTATAATAAATTACATATCAACAATATTTTAAAAGATATGGAAGAAGATAAATTTCAAGCTTACATTCTTACACAATTTACAAATGTGGAATATATTTCTAATTACAAACCAACTAGTTTTGCTTTTTGTCTAATTAAAGAAGAACCGATTATTTATGTTTCAAAAATGGATATGGAAATAGCTAGACTAAATTCATCAATTGAAGTTAAAGAATTCGAGTCATTCTCAAAAATGGTAGATGAACTTAAAAGCGAAGGAATTAAGAGTTTAGCTATTGAACCTAGCTTAGAATTTAATATTTATGAAAAATTTATGAATGATTTTTCTATTAATTCTAAAACTTATGTTGACAAACAACGATCTATTAAAACTCCTGAAGAAATAGATAATATAGAAAAAGCAACTAATATTGCACAAAAGGCATTTTTAGAATTAGATATTTTAAATAGAAAAGATAAGGAAACTCAAATAGCTTTTGACTTAGTTAGAATGATGATTGAAAATGGAGCATCAAAAGAGTCATTTGACACTATTGTAACAAGTGGAACTAATTCAAGTTTGCCACATGCTGTTCCTGAAGCTAAAAAGCTTGAAAATCCAATTTTAATTGACTGGGGAGCAAAATATAATGGTTATTGTTCTGATAATACCCGTACAATGGTCTATAAGGAATCTCATCAGGAAATTTGGGATATTGTGGCAGAAGCTCATGATGAGGCAATTAAAGCTATAAAACCGGGTCTTAAATGTTGTGAAATTGATAAAGTAGCTAGAGATATTATTTCTGAATATGGATATGGGGATAACTTTATTCACTCAACTGGCCATAGTTTAGGTTTAGATATTCATGAATCTCCAACATTCTCATTTCGTGATGAGACTATAGTTGAAGAGGGCATGGTTATTACTGTCGAACCGGGTATTTATTTGGAAGGTGATTTTGGAGTAAGACTTGAAGATACAATTGCTATTTCTAAAAAAGCTAAAATTATAGGAGATTTACCATTAAAAATTTGATGATAAGCACTGCCTCACTCACAACAATTAATCATCAAACAATCAAACAAATACACCGCTACTAGATTTTGTAGTTTATCTAGGGATAGTAGATATGTATTAATTGAATGTAAATTAGGAAGTAGTAAAACTGAAGAAGGAACACAAAATTTACTTAAAATTAATTGAAAAAAATAATAAAATTCGAAAACCAAGTTTTTTAGCTGTTTTAACTGAAGGTAATGTTGATTATACTCGAAAAGATGGTGTTAATATGATTTCTATTTGATGTTTGATGTGATATTTAGATCGTTATTTTGTTTTTGATATTTCATAATAGTGTTATTTTCAACTTGAAGTAATACTTATATACTATAAATGTATTACATATTATTCATGAAATTAAAAATAATTGATGATATGGCTTTGTTTTTAGATAATAATCTCTCAGAGAATCAATTATCTAAAGTGCAGGATTTTATACTAAGTGGTGCAATTTTTATAGGTGCATCTAAATTTTTATCCATGCTTATAATTTTAATAATAACTCTAGAATTAGTGTTTGCAACAATTTCAATATTGTTGAATCTGCCGATGTCAGTTTTAATTCTACCTTTATTTATTCTTCCAGGAATTTTCACATATGTATTGATCATGCAAGAAAGACGAGCATCTGAAATTGAGAAAGTAGCTCCTGACTTTTTACGCCAACTTTCAACAATGCTTAAGGTAGGTCTTAGTTTTGAAAATGCTATGGAAGACATGTCTAAATACGGTCAAGGACCACTCTATGATGAAGTTAAAAGGACTATAATCGAAATTAGGATGGGTAGGAACTTTGATGATGCATGGATAGCTATGTCTAAGCGTTTAAAATCAAGGGATCTTGAAAGAATTTTTTTAATAATTCTTGATGGTCGTAAAAGTGGTTCGAGCATGGCAAATGTGATAAATAATGTATCTGATGATTTACGAGATTTGCTTGCTTTAAAACGTGAGAGAAAAGCTACTGTTATGATGTCGGTAATGTTTTTATTTATATCTGCTGTTATTGCAACACCTTTTGCATTAGCTATGGTTAGTATTTATTCTGGTTTTATGCAAAACTTTGGAGAATCATCACAATTAATTCTTGTAACTCCAATTGTTGGTCAAATTTATTTAATAATCCATTCGATTTTGGTAAGCTTTATAATTAGTATTATTATGTATGGTAAGGCAAAAAAGGGTGTTAAGTTTACTATTCCAATCCTTTTTATAGCATATATTATTTTTTATGCAGTTTCAAATTTTGGAGGTTCTTTTTTAATGTAGGTGATATTATGGAGTCTAATGCACAAGCATCAGCAGAATTTATTTTGTTGTTTGGAGGAATAATTGTCGTTGTTTTATTAGTTATATATTATTATAAAATATATTTAAGGGATTTATCTGGTGAATTGTCCTCTAAGGAAATTAAAGAATTTGACTATGAATTAAAAAGTTTTTCAAATTATTTTAAATGATATATCCATGTTATTATCATAGATATTATACATGAAATAATTATTGCTGGGGGGTAGAATAGATATCCGATTATAATTCCAAATATGAGTGTAATTGATGGTAAAATTTGGCCTTTATAATTTCCTATAAGTACTCTAAGAGCTATATTTGCAGGATCAGATGATATTAATGCTCTTACAGAAAACATATTTATTAATGAAATAATGATGAAGTCAAGTCCATACAAGAATTGTGCAATGAATGTGTTGAAATTATTTGAAACAAATATTGTAATGAATGGTAGAAATGATATTACAAACAATGAAAATGCTTCTAACCAAATTACTTTTTGATTAATATTATTAACAATACTAAAAAAATTATGGTGGTAGTTCCAATAATTAAATATAACTACAAAACTAATTGCATAAGTAATAAAATCAAGATATCGAGCTCCAAGGGATGTCCAAGTCCCATTAAGGGGTAAAAGAATTCCTAATATAATAATTGTAATTAAAATAGCCAATATTGCATCTACGAATCCTTCAAACCTTTCAGTTTTCATTGGAGTATTATCGTTTCTTCCAATCCATATCCATGCGAAAATAGCTAAAAAGTTACATACAACTATTCCTAGTGAAAATATTGTATATGTTAATATAAATCCAATTAAAATAAATATTAGGGGGATATGAATATATTTTGAACTTTGAACTGTTTTTTGTAGTTCTTTATTGTAAGGATCGTTTTTAATCAGTGCTTTTATAGATAATGTGTAAAAAATATGGGTTAATAAAAATATTATCCCCATACATGTTTCGGCAGCTACTGAATATAAATTATTAGCTAACCATATTGTAAAATAAGGGATTATTGACATTAAAAAAAGGATAATTCCATTTAAAATAACGGTTATATTGTCAATTTGTTTTACTCGATAGAACAAGTTATGATTACTACGCCACATATTAAATACAATTAAAAAACTCATTAAATAGGAAATATATTGGTCTTTAAATTCCCATAATGCGCTAAATGTTGCTTCATTTGGTTGTGTGAACTTTAATACTAAAACCGTGATGATAATTGCAATTATTGCATCTGCAAATGTTTCAAATCTTCCACTATCCATATAGCTAATTTTTAGTTTTTTTACTATAAAACTATAACTTTAAATAATAATTTATTCTAATATTATATGTTGATATATGCAACAATTAATGGAGGAATTAATTAATGACAAATAAATTAGTAGCTTACTTTTCAGCAAGTGGTACAACAAAAAATATAGCAGAAAAAATGGCTAAAGTAGCCGGTGCTGATATTTATGAAATTGAAGCAGAAGAAAAATACACTGATGCGGATTTAGATTGGACCAATCCAGAAAGTAGAACTTCAATAGAAATGAATAAAAATAGAGATTTTAGACCTCCAATTGCTGGTAATGTAGTAGATATTTCTCAATATGATACATTGATTATTGGCTTTCCAATTTGGTGGTATGTAGCTCCAACAATTATAAATACTTTCTTAGAACAATATGATTTAAACGGTAAAAAAATTGTTTTATTTGCAACATCTGGGTCAAGTGACATGGGAAATACAATAAAAGAATTAAAACCTTCAGCTTCAGGAGCAGAATTTGTTGCAGAGAAAAGATTTGCTTCAAGCACATCTCAAAATGAAATTTTTGAATGGTTTGAATCATTAAATATTTAACTTTTTCAAAATTCATATTAACACCATTTGATATATTAATAAATCGAAGGTGTTAATATGGACATGTTAATAGGTGGAAAACACATAACTTGTGATGATTTAGAAGAAGTTAAAAACCCATTTAATGATGAAGTTATAGATACTGTACCAATAGCTCACTTGCAGCATGCTAAAATGGCTATCAAAGCCGCCAATAATGCTAAAAAAGATTTAGTTGAAATGTCTGCTTTTAAAGTTTCAAATAAATTATATACAATTTGTGAAAAATTAAAAGAAAAACGTGAAGAATTTGCAGAACTTTTAACTTTAGAAGTTGGTAAACCAATAAATGAATCATTAGTTGAACTTAACAGATCAATTGAAACATTAAAACTTGCTGCTGAAGAAGCTAAAAGAATCTATGGTGAATCAGTTCCACTAGATGCAGGACTAAATGGTAAAGGCTTTTTTGCATTTACTCAAAGAATTCCATTAGGTGTTGTTGCAGCAATTACTCCTTTTAATTATCCACTAAATTTAACAATTCACAAAATAGCTCCAGCTATTGCTTGTAAAAATACTGTAATTATCAAGCCACCTACTGATGCGCCGTTAACTGTTATGAAATTCGCTGAAATTGTAAATGAAGAATTTCCTGATGGAATAATTAATACTGTAACTGGATATGGTTCAGAAGTTGGGGATGCACTTGTATCATCAGCAGATATTGATAAAATATCATTTACAGGTAGTATTACAACTGGTTTAATGATAGCACAAAGAGCAGGAATGAAAAAAGTTACATTAGAACTAGGGGGAAATGACCCATTAATCATACTTAAGGATGCGAACATTGATTTAGCAGTTAAAGGAGTTATAAATGGAGCTTATTTAAATGCAGGTCAAGTATGTATGGGTGTTAAAAGAATTATTGTTGAAAGGGAGATAGCTAGTGAATTTACAAAAAGACTAGTTAAAGAAACACAAAAACTTAAAATGGGAAATCCATTGGACTCTAAAACCACACTTGGAACATTAATCAGTGAAGATGCTGCTCGTCATGTCGAAGAAGCAGTAAATAATGCAGTTAATGGTGGTGCTAAAATATTAACTGGTGGCAATCGTAATGGAGCATTTTATGAAGCTACTGTAATTGATGATGTTACACCTAAAATGGATTTAGTTGTTAATGAAACATTTGGGCCAGTAGCTCCAATAATTAAGGTAGATTCTCTTGAAGAAGCTATTAGTGTAGCTAATGATACTGAATATGGTCTTCAAGCAGGTGTTTTTACGGAAAGCTATAGAAATGCAATGAAATGTGCTGATGAAATTGAAGCAGGAACAGTATTTATAAATAAACAATCTACTTTTAGAACTGATAACATGCCATTTGGAGGTTTTAAAAGTAGTGGGGTTGGAAAAGAGGGAATTAAATATGCTGTTAATGAAATGACTAAAACAAAATTAATTGCTTTAAATTTAAGATAATTCCCTTTTTTTATTATTCTGTGGGTTATTTAATAATAAGTAGGAATTTTTAGTCATTAGTTTGTAGTTCATATGCTGTATTGTTTCTAACGCCTGCCATTAATTGTAGTTTTTCTATTAGGTCTAGTTTTATTCTTATGGGTTGTAGTTTAGGATTAGTTTGATTATTTTGTCTAAAAAATTGTTGTTGAATGTTTTATCCACGATTTTATTACTATTTAATTTAATTTGTTCTAATGATTATGGTCCATTTCTAACATTTTTTTTAACAGATGGAGAATATTTTTGAAATATGTGCTATATTTTTATTTCCAATCATAATCTACTAATACTTTTAAAATACTTTAAATTCTTTTTTTATTTGTATCTTAACTATTTAAAAGATATGCAACTTGAATATAGGTTATTTTGAATTGTTTTTTACAATCAAAATCAACTTCTAAATTACCAATTTTCAAATACTAATAGCTATATAAATATCATATCTTTCTTGCAAAATAGGTGTTGATTAATTTTTCCCATTTTGGAATAACTTTATTTAGTTAACAATTAATACTAAAGTTTTCAGTTAGGTGAAAATTAAAATAAAAAACAGTAAAGTTTTTTATTTATTATGTGCAATGGTTAATTTCAGTAACATATTCAAGTTTTATGTATTAACGCAAAAAATGTGTTAAGATTATTTAATTATAACTTTACTAAATTATTTTAAATAAGATTCAATAAGGTTACGTGTTTCATTAAGGGATTCCATTGGTATTCCTTTTGGTATTTCGCCAAGTTCTCCATCAACATCTTTTAGAATGCTTCCATTCATTCCTAAAAACATTCCTTCACTAACAGTTTCCATAAATGTTTGTGGTGGTAATAATGATACTCCAACATTTATTCCTTCTTTGATAGTTAAATCATTAGTTACAACTGTAATAGCTTTTTTTCTTAAATTAACATTACAAATCATTAATGAATCAGCATTTGGATGTTTAGTAACACTCATAACTTCTCCAATTTTTATATCTATTCCTATAATGGGATCATTAATTGGACCAAGCGCTAACCTATTTTTAAGTCCTAATATAGTATCTAAGAAAAATTTTACCTTAGCAATATTCTCCATTGTTTTTTGTTTATCTTCTTTAGGAGCATTATTTAAGAATTTTTTATTCCAGTCATCTCCTCCTAAGCATTCAATGATTTTTTTGGTTTTTTCAATTAAAGTAGCTACATTTGGAGAATTTACAAGTTCATCTCCCTCAAGGTAAGAGTAGATTAATGATTGAAAATCACTATTCATGGTTTTAGCTACATCAATAGCTTGTTTTTTATTCCAATTTCCTCTAAATGATGCTGTTGGAATGAGATTTAAGTAGTTCTCTTTTGCTTTACTAGCTACTAAAATTCTATAATCTTTTGTTGTATCCCACAATTTGAAATCCCCTTTATTTTTTAATATTTATTTAATTTTAAACTTTAATATATTTTTTCTATTTTAAAAAAGCTTTAATCTTTTATTAAAACATAAAGTATTTATATTAACAACAAAATAAACTTATACATATATATTAATCATTATTAAAGATTAATTTTTATCAGTGGTGTTAAAAAATGGTTGAAGTATCAAAATTACGTAGTTTAGACATATACACAAATACTGGGCACTATGTTGGAAAAGTTGAAGACATTGTTCTTAATATTAGATTAGGTACTATTTCTAAATTGCAAGTAAGAGCTATTGAGCAAGAAAGAAGACCTGTTGGAATTATTGATCAATTTAGAGAAACTATTAGGGGAGCTCCAGAGGAAGCACATGTAAGATCTTATCAAAGCGATTTATTAACTGTTGATTTTGATAAGGTACAAGCTATTGGGGATATTATGTTAATTAATCCTCGTGATATGAAAAAAATATCTCCAGAAAACCCTATTCCTGAAGCTGTTGCTCCTAATGTTGAGGGTGAAGCTCAACAAAAAATTGATAATAAACCTCAATTTGATATAGATAAATTCTGATTATTTAATCTTCAATTTTCTTTTTTTATTTAATTTTTTTTATTTTAGTACTTATGTCGTGATTTTAATGAGAATAGGTATTATTGGCTGTGGAGCTATTGCTAATATTATTATAAGTAATATAACTTCTGAAGATAGTGGTATTGATGTTGTATATTTCTTTGATAGTGATATTGAGCGAGCAGAGAACTTAGCAGAATTGGCTAATGGAATTGCTGTTTTAGATTTTAAAGATATGCTTAACGATGTTGATTTGGTTTTAGAATGTGCTTCTCCAGATTCTGTTAAAACATATGCTCCTACAATTTTAGAACATGGATGTGACATGATTATTATGAGTATTGGAGCATTTATGGATAAAGAATTTTACATGAAAGCGTTAAAAATAGCTAAAGATAATAATGCTAGAATACATTTACCTTCAGGTGCTGTTGTAGGTTTAGATGGAATTAAAGCTGTAGCTAATTTTAATTTGGAAGAAGTAAATCTTGTAACACGCAAATCACCAAAGTCACTTGGAAAAGATATTAATACTGAAGAGGTACTGTTTGAAGGTAAAGCTTCTGATGCTGTTAAAAAGTTCCCATTTAATATTAATGTTGCTGCAACAATTAGTTTAGCTTGTAATCAGGATATTAATGTAAAAATTATTGTAGATCCTAAAGTAGATAGGAATGTTCATGAAATTACTGTTCGTGGAGATTTTGGTGAGTTTAAAACCACTACTATGAATTATCCTTGTTCTACTAATCCAAAAACAAGTATGTTAGCAGCACTTTCAGCTATTAAATTACTTAAAAGTTTCAATGAAACTATTAGTGTGGGAATGTAAATGAAAGAATATGAAGTTTATTCAGCTTTAAAGGTTCCAATAAATTCTAAAATCATTGTAAGACTGGATGGTAGAGCGTTCCATGCATTAGCTAATAATTTAAATTTAAAAAAGCCTTATGATAAAGATTTTTATAAATTAATGGAAGGTGTATGTGTGGATTTGTTTAAAGAGTTTGGTGCTTCATTTATTTACACATTTTCTGATGAAATTAATATATTGTTAGATAATATTCCTTTTAATGGTCGTGTTGAAAAATTAGATTCAGTAATAGCTAGTTTTGCTTCTTCTTCATTTATGATGCATTTAAATAAAAATATAAAAAAAGCTGTTGCTTTTGATAGTAGAATTATTCCTGTTGTTGATGAAAATATTG
It encodes:
- a CDS encoding ATP-binding protein, giving the protein MKLNEKIDVVKDMLANKKVAIGFSGGADSTLLAYLSSQVSKDTLAITIDNHLLPINFIDNTKEIAKTYNIKHEIIDLDFYNEEEFLKNTSERCFNCRDLMYTTIKRVARDNGFDFICDGNNISDLVNNRPGILITYRENFKTPFIKAKLTSKEIHEYLDKNNISYSKSTTCLATRIQTDTSLSKKNIERIKYCEDYILTNTNCKIVKLRNIGEFGIYEVDNPKEIMKDGKFKQINDELKSNGFKKIALNLTPIDDNEYISLDYVGGSFKYKLPFTINLKKTLHKLGNEIIFKSNKKIKLEKITIYSNGLIKGENFKSYDEALDKFMDVLSKLRRNV
- a CDS encoding TfuA-related McrA-glycine thioamidation protein, producing the protein MLKIIIYAGLSISFDEARQILDSNDYIEVIYKRPIKRGDLGLALKENPKIIGIIDGEFHQNSSVGHKEILNALNKNITIVGSSSMGALRASEMDSLGMIGVGYVYEQYTTGKVTSDDDVAVMLDSNTLETLSEPLINMNYVFTNAVSKKIISKHQKDELMKIAKNTFYPRRNYSQILKESNLNESEKNKLIDFIHDSKDIKKEDGKELLRYILKLIKDYNEVK
- a CDS encoding YcaO-related McrA-glycine thioamidation protein, with product MTEEIKYFKGTHRAIHPSETIKINENKTKIAGITRITEITHLDRIGLPVFSAIRPTSQEGSISVYNGKGITIENAKASAIMESFERYSAEKQDADKVIIANLNQIAAKGDFIHPKDLNLPRDFNQENINLMNFEWNIAHDIISNKDYYIPSNAVYHPYNHDNMVQSLFKSNTNGLASGNILKEAILHGMFEVIERDAWSIFEITHKNYSQIDIDSIESDIINESLSKFEDEGIKIKLLNLTADVNIPTIAASSDDTVLKDPGLLTLGIGTHLNPEVAVLRALTEVAQSRATQIHGAREDTLRADFARKAGYERMKKINKYYFKEEEEKIKLSSIPDRSTNSLTEDINIVKKELIKNNIDKVLYVDLTRPELDVNVVRVIIPKMELNAIDPTRVGDRVLIFD
- a CDS encoding site-2 protease family protein; the protein is MFKFTFNEIRDLIIAFFIISLCFALLYAGRDSNVVLSILPMVMVGVGLGFILHELGHKFTSMRYGYWAEFKLWPQGLILALITSLFGFVFAAPGAVYTYGNYITDEVNGKISVAGPVVNIILAIIFLIVASLVYPNAIHNSAFGQIFIVCSLGYSINSFLATFNLIPIGNLDGSKVLNWNSGVWIVTIAISGIMTYASMTMGVENIVRMLIGF
- a CDS encoding M24 family metallopeptidase codes for the protein MDYNKLHINNILKDMEEDKFQAYILTQFTNVEYISNYKPTSFAFCLIKEEPIIYVSKMDMEIARLNSSIEVKEFESFSKMVDELKSEGIKSLAIEPSLEFNIYEKFMNDFSINSKTYVDKQRSIKTPEEIDNIEKATNIAQKAFLELDILNRKDKETQIAFDLVRMMIENGASKESFDTIVTSGTNSSLPHAVPEAKKLENPILIDWGAKYNGYCSDNTRTMVYKESHQEIWDIVAEAHDEAIKAIKPGLKCCEIDKVARDIISEYGYGDNFIHSTGHSLGLDIHESPTFSFRDETIVEEGMVITVEPGIYLEGDFGVRLEDTIAISKKAKIIGDLPLKI
- a CDS encoding type II secretion system F family protein, translated to MKLKIIDDMALFLDNNLSENQLSKVQDFILSGAIFIGASKFLSMLIILIITLELVFATISILLNLPMSVLILPLFILPGIFTYVLIMQERRASEIEKVAPDFLRQLSTMLKVGLSFENAMEDMSKYGQGPLYDEVKRTIIEIRMGRNFDDAWIAMSKRLKSRDLERIFLIILDGRKSGSSMANVINNVSDDLRDLLALKRERKATVMMSVMFLFISAVIATPFALAMVSIYSGFMQNFGESSQLILVTPIVGQIYLIIHSILVSFIISIIMYGKAKKGVKFTIPILFIAYIIFYAVSNFGGSFLM
- a CDS encoding class III signal peptide-containing protein; this translates as MESNAQASAEFILLFGGIIVVVLLVIYYYKIYLRDLSGELSSKEIKEFDYELKSFSNYFK
- a CDS encoding TMEM175 family protein; translation: MDSGRFETFADAIIAIIITVLVLKFTQPNEATFSALWEFKDQYISYLMSFLIVFNMWRSNHNLFYRVKQIDNITVILNGIILFLMSIIPYFTIWLANNLYSVAAETCMGIIFLLTHIFYTLSIKALIKNDPYNKELQKTVQSSKYIHIPLIFILIGFILTYTIFSLGIVVCNFLAIFAWIWIGRNDNTPMKTERFEGFVDAILAILITIIILGILLPLNGTWTSLGARYLDFITYAISFVVIFNYWNYHHNFFSIVNNINQKVIWLEAFSLFVISFLPFITIFVSNNFNTFIAQFLYGLDFIIISLINMFSVRALISSDPANIALRVLIGNYKGQILPSITLIFGIIIGYLFYPPAIIISCIISMIITWIYHLK
- a CDS encoding flavodoxin: MTNKLVAYFSASGTTKNIAEKMAKVAGADIYEIEAEEKYTDADLDWTNPESRTSIEMNKNRDFRPPIAGNVVDISQYDTLIIGFPIWWYVAPTIINTFLEQYDLNGKKIVLFATSGSSDMGNTIKELKPSASGAEFVAEKRFASSTSQNEIFEWFESLNI